The proteins below are encoded in one region of Brassica napus cultivar Da-Ae chromosome A6, Da-Ae, whole genome shotgun sequence:
- the LOC106346282 gene encoding protein AGENET DOMAIN (AGD)-CONTAINING P1 — protein sequence MSSLRRQSPMVSYPTNQRKKAPSNSNPLNRLPSFLKPGAAVEISTNEEGFRGAWFMGKVVTVPSPDKDPLNCQVEYATISELDGSKPLKEFVRVDHLRPALPPMSEMEKKRDILAGEDVDAFYKDVWWEGTVTEVRGGDGKFSVYFRGSQELIQFRRDELRFHREWINDTWQPPLDEAEEEEEESEEDEVDDYTEEYLVPQVNLETTRAVAKEMFSIGTVVEVSSDEEGFVGCWFAAKVVERIGDDEYRVEYKDLREGNGVEPLKEVADFLHIRPPPPSDEDIDFAVGDKIDAFYNDGWWVGEVIESMKDGSVGIFFRESAEKMRFGRHGLRLHKDWVNGNWELPLKRGEVKRAKKVPFERNVRRKKAIDKQYFNIGTPVEVSSIEEGFEDSWFLAKLIEYRGTDKCLVEYDKLKAEDGKEPLSEEVNEFQIRPQPPEMVMVNPFEKLDKVNALYNDGWWIGVVKKVLAKSSYLVHFSKTDEMLKFHHSQLRLHQDWSDGKWITSSKSQTV from the exons ATGTCTTCGCTGCGTCGCCAATCTCCTATGGTATCGTATCCAACGAACCAGAGGAAGAAAGCTCCTTCCAACAGTAATCCCCTGAACCGTCTCCCTTCTTTCCTAAAACCCGGCGCCGCTGTGGAGATCAGCACCAACGAGGAAGGTTTCCGCGGAGCGTGGTTCATGGGGAAGGTGGTCACCGTCCCATCCCCAGATAAGGATCCCCTCAACTGCCAGGTGGAGTACGCGACGATCTCTGAGTTAGACGGGAGTAAACCGCTCAAGGAGTTCGTCCGTGTGGATCACCTTCGTCCTGCGCTTCCGCCGATGTctgagatggagaagaagagagatatCTTGGCTGGGGAAGATGTCGACGCGTTTTACAAAGACGTTTGGTGGGAAGGAACGGTTACTGAGGTTCGCGGTGGTGATGGGAAGTTCAGTGTTTACTTCAGAGGCTCCCAGGAGCTTATTCAGTTTCGCAGAGATGAGTTAAGGTTTCATCGGGAGTGGATTAACGACACGTGGCAGCCTCCCCTAGATGAagctgaggaggaggaggaggaatcaGAGGAAGACGAAGTAGATGACTACACAGAAGAG TACCTTGTACCGCAAGTGAATCTGGAAACTACCAGAGCCGTTGCGAAAGAGATGTTTTCCATTGGCACAGTTGTTGAGGTAAGCAGCGACGAGGAAGGTTTCGTCGGGTGTTGGTTTGCAGCGAAAGTCGTTGAACGCATTGGCGATGACGAGTACCGGGTCGAGTACAAAGACTTGAGGGAAGGAAACGGCGTCGAGCCTTTGAAAGAAGTAGCCGACTTTCTGCACATAAGGCCGCCGCCACCGAGTGACGAGGATATAGACTTTGCTGTTGGGGACAAGATTGACGCTTTTTACAACGACGGGTGGTGGGTGGGTGAGGTTATAGAGAGTATGAAGGATGGAAGTGTTGGTATCTTTTTCAGGGAGTCGGCAGAGAAGATGCGGTTTGGAAGGCATGGTCTTCGTCTGCATAAGGACTGGGTTAACGGGAACTGGGAGCTGCCGTTGAAAAGAGGAGAGGTGAAGAGAGCTAAG AAAGTTCCATTTGAACGGAACGTGAGACGTAAAAAAGCAATCGACAAGCAATATTTCAACATCGGAACTCCAGTGGAAGTTAGCAGTATCGAAGAAGGGTTTGAAGATTCTTGGTTTCTTGCAAAACTTATCGAGTACAGAGGAACGGACAAGTGCCTTGTGGAGTATGATAAGCTGAAAGCTGAAGATGGGAAAGAGCCCTTGAGCGAAGAGGTTAATGAATTTCAGATAAGGCCTCAGCCACCAGAGATGGTCATGGTTAATCCGTTCGAGAAGCTTGACAAAGTTAACGCTTTGTATAATGATGGATGGTGGATCGGGGTGGTTAAAAAGGTTCTTGCAAAGTCGAGCTACCTGGTTCATTTCTCGAAAACTGATGAGATGCTGAAGTTTCATCATTCTCAACTAAGGCTGCATCAGGATTGGAGTGATGGCAAGTGGATAACATCTTCTAAG TCTCAGACGGTGTAA
- the LOC106346280 gene encoding Golgi apparatus membrane protein-like protein ECHIDNA, translating into MDPSQPPVENYANPNTCLFHVLFKGAALAFYILSALFFNSFVIIFVVSVLLAALDFWVVKNVSGRILVGLRWWNEINDLGESVWKFESLDQESLARMNKKDSWLFWWTLYLAAAAWLILGVFSLIRFQADYLLVVGVCLSLNAANIIGFTKCKKDAKKQFQQFASQTIASRFQSTVQSAFTLV; encoded by the exons CTTCCATGTTCTCTTCAAG GGTGCTGCGTTGGCGTTTTATATTCTATCCGCTCTCTTCTTCAACAGCTTTGTCATCATCTTTGTCGTGTCTGTTCTTCTTGCTGCACTTGACTTCTGGGTGGTTAAGAATGTGAGTGGCCGTATACTTGTTGGTCTCAGGTGGTGGAACGAGATCAATGACTTGGGCGAAAGTGTCTGGAAATTTGAGTCTCTTGACCAGGAG TCCTTGGCTCGGATGAACAAGAAAGACTCGTGGCTTTTCTGGTGGACGCTTTACCTTGCA GCAGCTGCGTGGTTGATCCTTGGGGTGTTTTCGTTGATAAGGTTTCAGGCCGACTATCTGCTTGTCGTTGGCGTTTGCTTGTCCCTCAACGCGGCTAATATCATCGGCTTCACAAAGTGCAAGAAAG ATGCAAAGAAACAGTTTCAGCAGTTTGCTTCACAGACTATCGCATCAAGGTTCCAATCCACGGTACAATCTGCCTTCACCCTTGTTTGA